In bacterium, the genomic stretch ATGCAAAACCAAATATTTCACATATAACATTATCTGAACTTGAAAAGAAAGGATATTTAAAGGCAGTTATAACTCAAAATATAGATAATTTACATCAGGAAGCAGGTAGTAGAAACGTTATTGAATTACATGGAAATATATATAAATGGAAATGTAAAAAATGTGGAAAGAAGGAAGACATTGGAAAAGAAAATTTAAAAGAATTTGTTGAAAAAATAAAAATTATTGAGGGAAGGAGAAATTTGATAAAGTATATTTCTGATTTTACAAGATGTAATTGTGGTGAAAGAAAAAGACCCGATATTGTATTTTTTGGAGAATTATTACCAGAAGATGAATTTAAAAAAGCAGAGGAAGAGAGTAAAAAAGCAGATTTATTTATAATCATAGGTACTTCAGGA encodes the following:
- a CDS encoding Sir2 family NAD-dependent protein deacetylase; amino-acid sequence: MNEIEEFLGYIKNSKYIVAFTGAGISTESGIPQFRGQTGLWEKYKPEIYGTLPGLVTQFLISPSKVASFIYDFTYPILNAKPNISHITLSELEKKGYLKAVITQNIDNLHQEAGSRNVIELHGNIYKWKCKKCGKKEDIGKENLKEFVEKIKIIEGRRNLIKYISDFTRCNCGERKRPDIVFFGELLPEDEFKKAEEESKKADLFIIIGTSG